The genomic segment GGTCGGCCCTGGTCGAACCTTTTCAGCTCACGGCCACAGCCATCTGTCTGGAAAAATCCCAGGTTATCGCCTTTCAACAAAAGGAGTTGGATCGGATTTTCCAACAACATCCGGACCTGGGTTTCCTGGTCATGAAAAATTTATGCGTCCTCATCGCCAGGCGGCTTCAGCGGACCCGCCAGCTTCTGGCCGGACAGGTTTAGGGCGAAAATAACGTTGCGGGTTACGAGTTACGGGTTGCGGGTTCAAAACCAACCTTACTTCGACATTCATTATTCGATATTCGATATTCGCATTTTTATGCTTCGTGGTGCCCAAAACGGGCAGGAGTGCTTATTATGAAAAAAATAAAACTGGGCGGAATCATCGAACATAAGGACCTGAGTCTGATCAGTATTGAGAATATTCCCGACCGTCCCGGCATCGCCGGTTTGATCTTTCAAACCTTGAGTCACCGGGGCATCAATGTGGAGTTTATTATCCATTGCCTGAACCGAAAGGGGCAGAGCCAGGTCATACTGTGCGTATCCAAATTAAAAGGCGAGGCGGCCTTGGCGGTCCTCATGGAAATCCGATCCCGAATCGGTGACCCGGAGATGTTCATTAATTCCGATATTGCACTCCTCTCCATTTTCGGTCCCCATTTCCGGGAGCGTCCCGGTATCGCCGGAACTTTTTTTGGGGCCCTGAATTTCCAAGGCATCAACATCATGGCCATCAGCACTTCCATCTCCACCTGCTCCTGTGTTATCCCTGCCGCTGATCTGCCGATTGCCGTCAAGG from the Deltaproteobacteria bacterium genome contains:
- a CDS encoding ACT domain-containing protein; translation: MKKIKLGGIIEHKDLSLISIENIPDRPGIAGLIFQTLSHRGINVEFIIHCLNRKGQSQVILCVSKLKGEAALAVLMEIRSRIGDPEMFINSDIALLSIFGPHFRERPGIAGTFFGALNFQGINIMAISTSISTCSCVIPAADLPIAVKAVGEAFEVPGGEE